A single Lolium perenne isolate Kyuss_39 chromosome 6, Kyuss_2.0, whole genome shotgun sequence DNA region contains:
- the LOC127305591 gene encoding zinc finger CCCH domain-containing protein 18, producing MAGEGEEDEAAAIELQLEQHLQEQRSSLEAVDEALAADASNADLLEVHEELLAAIKDAEEGLLHLKRSRLVKQIDDIFPNQGSESQEAEAAIDPLDPDDVELEPLEPPEFSVGSKCRFRHNDGRWYNGCVIGLEGSSDARVSFLTPTSENMSMCKFFLQQRCRFASNCRLSHGIVIPVGSLKRFTPTRWQQSLAGSNILAASGHHSGLWRRAELESWDDNQKLGHVMFQDDGSTARLSGDSLSIPEYADASDEQGSSEDESGLSDDSDQEDETIHQGVGLSESKILTGVQSETVIFAKWEQHTRGIASKMMAKMGYREGMGLGISGQGMVDPIPVKVLPPKQSLDHALAPTAGEDGGSKVRDKKRSRGGKRKRDKKFAELARAAKAEEAERSVFSFMNSQLVNQDAAQGSAGKARKESPGQQGNGQPKKEDNRRSLLAYDDEVKELKSQVGKLEEMVQRNRKDKVVHEAASRKLEQTRKALADAEATHASATNAVTRKEKEKKWLKF from the exons ATGGCGGGCGAGGGGGAGGAGGACGAGGCGGCGGCGATCGAGCTGCAGCTGGAGCAGCACCTGCAGGAGCAGCGGTCCTCCCTCGAGGCCGTCGACGAGGCCCTCGCCGCCGACGCATCCAACGCGGACCTCCTCGAG GTGCATGAGGAACTTCTTGCTGCCATTAAGGATGCAGAGGAGGGACTTCTCCATTTGAAGCGTTCTAGGCTGGTGAAGCAGATCGATGACATCTTTCCAAATCAGGGGTCAGAATCACAAGAAGCAGAAGCTGCTATCGATCCATTAGATCCAGATGATGTTGAGCTGGAACCATTGGAGCCACCTGAATTTTCAGTCGGATCTAAGTGTAGATTCAGGCACAATGATGGGCGTTGGTATAATGGATGTGTCATAGGACTTGAAGGCTCAAGCGATGCAAGGGTTTCATTTCTGACACCCACATCAGAAAACATGTCG ATGTGCAAGTTCTTTCTACAGCAGCGGTGTCGGTTTGCTAGTAACTGCCGCTTGTCCCATG GTATTGTAATTCCTGTTGGATCGTTGAAGCGGTTTACTCCAACTAGATGGCAGCAGTCTCTGGCAGGATCAAACATACTAGCAGCTTCTGGGCATCATTCTGGTCTTTGGAGGAGAGCTGAACTTGAGTCATGGGATGATAACCAGAAGCTTGGTCATGTTATGTTTCAAGACGATGGGAGCACTGCAAGGCTTTCTGGCGATTCTCTTTCTATCCCAGAATATGCCGATGCAAGCGACGAACAAGGCTCGAGCGAGGATGAATCTGGATTAAGTGACGATAGTGATCAAGAGGATGAAACCATTCATCAGGGTGTTGGCCTTTCGGAATCCAAAATTTTAACTGGTGTTCAGTCAGAGACTGTGATCTTTGCAAAGTGGGAGCAGCACACCAGGGGTATTGCCTCCAAAATGATGGCAAAAATGGGGTACCGGGAGGGCATGGGGCTAGGCATATCTGGCCAAGGCATGGTTGACCCCATCCCGGTCAAGGTGTTGCCCCCCAAGCAGTCACTTGACCACGCACTCGCTCCAACCGCAGGCGAGGATGGTGGAAGCAAAGTCCGTGATAAAAAGCGCAGCCGGGGCGGGAAACGGAAGCGCGACAAGAAGTTTGCGGAGCTGGCCAGGGCCGCCAAAGCCGAGGAAGCGGAGAGGTCCGTCTTCAGCTTCATGAACAGCCAGCTGGTAAACCAGGACGCGGCCCAAGGCTCAGCGGGCAAAGCTAGGAAAGAGTCGCCAGGCCAGCAGGGCAACGGGCAGCCCAAGAAGGAGGACAACAGGAGATCGTTGCTCGCGTACGATGATGAGGTGAAAGAGCTCAAGAGCCAGGTGGGCAAGCTGGAGGAGATGGTGCAGCGGAACCGCAAGGACAAGGTGGTGCACGAGGCGGCTTCGAGAAAGCTGGAGCAGACACGGAAGGCGCTCGCTGATGCTGAGGCCACGCATGCTTCGGCCACCAACGCGGTCAcgaggaaggagaaggagaagaagtggTTGAAATTCTGA